In Lycium barbarum isolate Lr01 chromosome 9, ASM1917538v2, whole genome shotgun sequence, the DNA window tgacctcaggccctttgtcctcccgaaggaagcgcctcttaccagttgagctgcggctcaattggtaagaggcgcttccttagggaggacaaaagtgactgcaaggtcgcgggttcgaagctctgcagagtgtgcgaactggctaagcaccctttcaCATACAATGGCCCAGTAGTCCATGCTCAGATGCATGTCAGCAGAGAGGGCAACcccagtgcagatcactgtggatcctcgacaaaaagtcgccttttttgtgaggacccacagctgggcgctaaccatactgtgacCCTTGTgccagctgggcgctaaccatactggaCACCATGAACATGATctgcatgacatgacatactcaggtattgtagcagTGAAATCACAACAATTCGCTACGCGCTGCAgcacttcgaacccgtgacctcaggccttttgttctcccgaaggaaacgactttcaccaattgagctgcagctcaactggtaagaggcgcttccttcgggaggacaaagggcctgaggtcacgggttcgaagctctgcagggcacagcgaactggtgtgatttcACTGCCACAATAATGCAGTGTACATGAGCAAGTCATGGAGGGCAACCCGCAGCATGCATGGGTTACACCTGCGGATCCTCAAACacaagtcgccttttttgtgaggacccacagctgggcgctaaccatactgtgaacccttgtgccagctgggcgctaaccatactggaCACCATGAACATGATctgcatgacatgacatactcaggtattgtggcagtgaaatcacaccagttcgctgcgccctgcagagcttcgaacccgtgacctcaggccctttgtcctcccgaaggaagcgcctcttacctgttgagctgcagctcaattggtgaaagTCGTTTCCTTCGGGAGAACAAAAGGCCTGAGGTCACGGATTCGAAGTGCTGCAGCGCGTAGCGAACTATGTGTGATTTCActgctacaatacctgagtatgtcatgtcatgcagATCATGTTCATGGTGtccagtatggttagcgcccagctggcacaagggttcacagtatggttagcgcccagctgtgggtcctcacaatttgcacgattacccttcaaaaacactagtctttaatttttgtccctcaaattggtggtctttaatttttgtccttcacctaataccatgaggtttgaggTTCGAACTTcagttcagtaaaaaaaaaaaaaaaaaaaaggaatttcgcaaggcagagttttgttttgcattcaaaattctgcctgaggcctaactttaGCCCGAATATGCCTAACTTTGCTAGaaaactctgccttgtgattttttttattgagccggggttcgaacctcaaacctcatggtattaggcaaaggacaaaaattaaagaccaccaatttgaggagaaaaaaataaaaaccaGCGTCTTTGAAAGGTAATTGTCCAAATGACCCAATAAACTATATATACGGCTTAGGAAACTAGTTTGCAGACGATGTAGCCCACTGTATCATCGGTGTATAGATAATATATTGGTTGTATAGATAATATATTTGTTATGTATAGCTATATATTAACATTACATatactttgtatatatataatgtattgattgaactttttaccttcattaaaagactctacaataAACAAAATTGTCTTTTACTATTTTtctcaaattattatttaattatcttTATAATATTTCACCTATCTCAAATTTTTTTAGAAGTAAAATACGTGATCTTTTTCAACTAGGAAATAAATCTTTTAAATGCAACTTGATTTTCCATTAAAGCAAAGCTTTGTGGAGGAGATGAGAAGAAAGAGAGATGTGGTGGAAGTCTTTGGATGATTGACTTTGGAGAGATGGTGTAAGACAAGTTGCAATGGAAGTCCTTGTATTAAAGTGTAAACCCGCGGCTGCTATCTTTTATGATAAGGAAGCGCGTCGTCGCTATTTTTCGGGTGCCCATAAGTAAACCTTGCTTTTGTGCAATagttcaaaagtttttttttttttaactgtttccgtctcaaattattctTTTGTTTGctcggattgcccttcatttggggtggtctttaattttttcccttcaaattggtggtctttaggTTTTGCCCTTCACCTAATACCCTAGGTTATGGGTTCGAACTCCAGTTcagaaaaaaaaatcgcaaggcagaaggCAGAATTTGCACATCAGCAAAATTTTGTAAGCGTTACATTAATTATTAATCTTTTTTTTATGTCAGTAATTATTAAATATCTTTATCACAAATTGCTATTATATACTTCTTTGCAGATAAATTATAAAATTCACAATGATTTACGATTATCATAAGAAAGACATATATATGTTGATCGAATACAACTTCTTGATATGTATGCTTTGGATCTACTTTCTAACTAAATCATTATTCAACTTTGTAGGTGTAGTTGCAATCTCATAATTTTACATTGAAGAATCAAGTCATTCGAATAGGTTGACTATTCATCAATTCGAGCTTGTAGTTTTCCCCTTCAGATTTTTCATTGCTCATTAAGCATATATTTCAATATTGTATATAGTATTACAAAGTTTGTGTCGATTCATATGGGACATATGTGCAAAGCACGTGCCCAGGAACTAGTATTAAAAATATGGGTAAAATAgcaatgttattattgatgtcttttgggttaGCAACTCATCTACTTAATCATTTTTtggcgcggattgcccttcttttggggtgtctttaatttttgtccttcgcttaaaaaaatggccgaaaataccctgaggttctgggttcgaatccccactcaataaaaaatataaaaattcgcaaggcaaggcttgtACAAAAAGTCTACCTTATGTGGCAAATTTTGCCTtacggcataactaaaagtctgtcttataaggcataactaaaagtctgtcttaCAAGGCAAAATCTGTCATCTCCGGCATAGGTTCTATGTAACTTCGCCCGAATATGCATAGGTTCTATGTGTCGTCTCCTTGCGGGTTTTTTTTCCGACTCTGGTAggtttcgaacccaaaacctcggggtattttcggccacctttttaagaGAAAGACAAAAATTCAAGACCAGCgaattgagggataaaaattaaagaccagtccgtatgaagggcaatcgtgcaaattgcccctaTTTAATTGCTCATCAATCTGAGCCTGTACTCATTACAATTTACAAATATATTTTGATATTGCATGTATTGTTTTACAAAGTCTGTGGATTCATATGGGACACACGTGCAACCAACAACTAGTAAACTTTAAAAATGAATAAGTGCATTCATTTTGAAATAGTCATGATAAATTAACTGCATCACCATTCTAATAAAAAATAAACTTCCTCCCAATCTGTAAGGGTCCTTATTGCCAGCTTCCCACTTCTGAGTTGCAGCGGCTCATTTTTTCCATCAAAAACTTTTACTTCTTTTAATTGACTATGCCAAGGCTCGCTTTCGTGAGGAGGAGAGTGACTCAAATTCTTCAGATACATCAATCGATCATTAATGAACCATGTTAACATTTCACTTGTTGAATGTAGGTTGAGTCTTCTAGGATGACAACTCCATAGCAAAGCATCCACAAACATTGGGCACTCCCTATTCAGCCATGAAATTTTTACATTTAAAACGTCCACTTGGGGGGTAGCAACTCCGTGCTGCAGTTGCCAATCTTTCATGTTGATCTCATTGCGTCCGGAAAAATCAAGAGAAACTTGACACCAAGATGTCAAGTTTGAGAGAAATTTCCTCAACTTACAAAACCATGCAGCATTTAAATTGTTGTAGCATTGAAGAGCAATTTTTGAGTGCTTCAATAGGCTAGACTCTTTTGTAATTTTGACCTCAGGAGCATGATGCCCTTTATACTCTAGTGATACCAAATTTGGAGATCTAGAAATAAGGTTCTGGAGAAATCCATTACATAGAATCACATCTGATATATCTAAAGATTTTAGATTTTGACATTCAACAACATCCAATTTTTCCAATGAATAACAACAATAAGACAAATGTACAATGGTTGGTGCGTGGATTTTAACACGCTGGTTTATAAATGGCCTAATGGAAACTGACTTGATTTTTTGAAGATTCAATAACTCAATCTTTTCGAACCCAGAACAATACTTAAGGATGAAACTGACAATCAAGGGACAACTGTTAAGTAGAGTCTGAAGCATGTTTTCGTTTAAACTTACAGAAGATAGAGAAAGCTTTCTCAATGAATTGCAGCTTGCCACACCACTAGATAACGAAACATGCTTCAAATTACAACCACGCAGAATCAATTCTCTTAAAGATCTTGCTGCCAAGATTTTGAACAAAGGCAAGGGGTATGATGTATAGCTATAAGCTTCAAAGACCAGATCTTTTACACCATTCTGAAGTGCAATGTCAATCCACTTATTAATGAGAGGGATAACGCTAGAGTATGATAATTCAAACTTTTCTATGGGGATTTTTTCGTCCCTATATCTCTCCATGATATTATCGACTTTTTTCATTTTGCCTTTGAGATAATCAAAGGTGAATTCCAAGTGAGGAAGAGTCAACCATGCTTGTAGCCATGTTTTGGATAGAATGCTCATATTGGCTGCTTCTTTAAAACTAAGATAACAAAGTATATTTTGAACGAGGCATTCAGGCAATATGTCAGCCATGGTTGTGGCTTGGGAATTTCTACGATACAAATTTCTATATGAAAACGCCAATGTGAACGACAATTTATAGGTCGCAGTGTTTGTAAGAAGCCGCACTTCTATAGGTAGGAAAGTATATAAACGCTTTTCTAGGAATCCTATTTCTAAGAGGTTTACATTTTGTTAGTGGATTTAAGTTACACTGTTttataccaacaataacaacaagcccagtataacaacaacaacaagcccagtataatcccaccatgtgggtctggggagggtaaagtgtacgcagacctaacccccaccttgaaagatagggcggctgtttccgaaagaccctcggctcaagagaggaaaacaagagaggaaaacaagacaaaaggtcagataggaccaagcatatcgaaaacaacatgaaaacaaggaataacaaaagtgagaaagtcatggtagaacagtccggaaagaaaggagcattaactactatagataaataagataaccaaagtacaatggcccaacaaatataagcagcaatcaaatgcagaaatcaaatggcaataaacaaatgagcaaaactacaactactatggtgaaaggataagtcacctagccttctatcctaatctgagtcctccgcaacctcctatctaaggtcatgtcctcggtgagctgaaactgtgtcatatcctgtctaatcacctctccccaatacttcttcagcctcctttacctctcctgaaaccgtccatagccaacctctcacacctccgcactggagcatctgtgtctctcctcttcacatgcccaaaccatctcagcctcgcttcccgcatcttgtcctccaccgatgccactcccacatTGTCTCGgatgtcacacccctaccaggagtatgacgggctccgacccgtaggccgagaACTATCTGACTCATCCgtgactttgaacattataaaccataactcaaagaatatctgcatgcagaaaaggcccaacataggaatatccgctcattcagcacatatatatatatatgcagaccgacaaggtcgccacaacataatgtatttcataaagccggcaaggctaacagtaaagtatcaagagctcaaaataaggccgacaaggccaccaacatattatacaataatatgaaccggaggagctataaaacatctaactatacacacacgtctacgagcctctacatagaatacaaatgatcataaggacaataccaaatagattgcagctccgaagtaagtggagtgctcctgagaatccgctgatagaacacctatgggtctgatccgtcttcctacctacctgtgggcatgagtgaagcgtccacaagaagagacgtcagtacgaataatgtactgagtatgtaaggcatgaataacaacattaTATAgacatgaaaggtaacatggaataaaagagataacctgtacatctggatgcctcataaggcggatgtcatgcatgcttagcctttaaaaaaatatttttatacatatacatagtaccatgcccggccattaaggctcggtttcatatatatag includes these proteins:
- the LOC132611567 gene encoding F-box/FBD/LRR-repeat protein At2g26030-like, which codes for MADILPECLVQNILCYLSFKEAANMSILSKTWLQAWLTLPHLEFTFDYLKGKMKKVDNIMERYRDEKIPIEKFELSYSSVIPLINKWIDIALQNGVKDLVFEAYSYTSYPLPLFKILAARSLRELILRGCNLKHVSLSSGVASCNSLRKLSLSSVSLNENMLQTLLNSCPLIVSFILKYCSGFEKIELLNLQKIKSVSIRPFINQRVKIHAPTIVHLSYCCYSLEKLDVVECQNLKSLDISDVILCNGFLQNLISRSPNLVSLEYKGHHAPEVKITKESSLLKHSKIALQCYNNLNAAWFCKLRKFLSNLTSWCQVSLDFSGRNEINMKDWQLQHGVATPQVDVLNVKISWLNRECPMFVDALLWSCHPRRLNLHSTSEMLTWFINDRLMYLKNLSHSPPHESEPWHSQLKEVKVFDGKNEPLQLRSGKLAIRTLTDWEEVYFLLEW